GGCGCGTCAAGGAGCTTTTCGATCCGGACAACCTTCTGAATCCCGGGATCAAGGTGCACGATGGGACCAGCCGCATGACCGATCATCTCGATCTGGGGCCGCGCGCCGTGCACGAAGGTATTCCCGTCTGGTAGGAGGCCAGGACTTTGGTGGCGCAGAGATTCCTTCCGACCCGGCTGTCGATTCATCCCAGCGCCTTCGTGGCGGAGCCCTCGGTCCTGTGCGGCGAGGTGAGCCTCGGCGCCGATTCGAGCGTCTGGTTCATGGCGGTCCTGCGCGGCGACACGGCGCCGATTCGCGTCGGCGAGCGGACCAACCTTCAGGACGGCTGTATCCTTCACACCGACATGGATCTCCCGGTGGAGATTGGCAACGACGTGACCGTGGGACACGGCGCCATCGTTCACGGGGCCCGGGTCGCCGGCGAGGCGCTCATCGCCATGCGGGCCACGGTCCTCAGCGGCGCCGTGGTGGGCCGGCACTGCCTGATTGGCGCGGGCGCGCTGGTGCCCGAAGGCATGGTGGTTCCGGATGGCTCGCTGGTGCTCGGCGTGCCGGGGAAGATCGTGCGTGCCCTGAAGGCGGCCGAGGTGGAGAGGATTCTCGAAAATGCCCGCGTCTATCTCGAATATGCGCGGGCCTACCGCGACGGCGTCGTGAAACCGCCGCCCGCACGGAGAGGCCATGACGCCTGAGATCATTGCCCGGATCCGCCAGGCCCTCGGCGGAGCGGGCCGGATTCTGCTGACCACGCACCAGAACCCCGACGGCGACGGGCTCGGATCGCAGGTCGCCCTGACCGCCTATCTCCGGTCGATCGGGAAGGAGGTCGTCATCCTCAACCCCGATCCGGTCCCGGAGCGCTACCGCTTCCTCGATCCGGAAGGGACCATCCGCTCCTTCGAGGAGCCGGGCGGAGCGGAGCTGCTGCGCGGCTGCCAGCTGATCGTCACCCTCGACAAC
This genomic stretch from Candidatus Polarisedimenticolia bacterium harbors:
- a CDS encoding gamma carbonic anhydrase family protein; this encodes MAQRFLPTRLSIHPSAFVAEPSVLCGEVSLGADSSVWFMAVLRGDTAPIRVGERTNLQDGCILHTDMDLPVEIGNDVTVGHGAIVHGARVAGEALIAMRATVLSGAVVGRHCLIGAGALVPEGMVVPDGSLVLGVPGKIVRALKAAEVERILENARVYLEYARAYRDGVVKPPPARRGHDA